One window from the genome of Bacillus rossius redtenbacheri isolate Brsri chromosome 10, Brsri_v3, whole genome shotgun sequence encodes:
- the LOC134535689 gene encoding proline-rich protein HaeIII subfamily 1-like, producing MLARPAMLPQCAGESHCANFKGCQAYKKETRRHLPPDVRKRREQQSRRDVRENRRAAAQPPQSGPSGYQGPPRQNPWGPTRYPPPATFGQYMAQAGVNPWTPLQQCSQGYNELEYPVLANNPWLRKPRGPQGPKKNATGHKNGQGKPQQPPQERAQQPARDKQPAQPKPLATRLAPAAPAQRTPPPRQPQVAPAPEADMLIDLASEQPTAPPMRTEQPAQPGLADFMQVLTKSSTFNKDSTLAETIVPMCQLMVIWCDPAISLPDKVQAMMGFVQTLAAKLNGSS from the exons atgttggcaaggcctgccatgcTGCCccagtgtgccggtg AGTCacactgcgccaatttcaagggcTGCCAGGCCTATAAGAAGGAGACCCGCCGTCACCTGCCCCCCGACGTCCGCAAGaggcgcgagcaacagtctcgccgcgacgtGCGGGAAAATAGGCGGGCTGCTGCCCAGCCTCCGCAGTCAGGCCCCTCAGGCTACCAGGGCCCCCCCAGGCAGAATCCCTGGGGCCCCACCAGGTACCCACCGCCCGCCACTTTCGGCCAGTACATGGCCCAGGCTGGCGTCAACCCCTGGACACCTCTGCAGCAGTGCAGCCAGGGGTACAACGAGCTGGAGTACCCAGTCCTGGCCAACAACCCTTGGCTGCGCAAGCCAAGGGGGCCCCAGGGGCCCAAGAAAAATGCcactggccacaaaaatggccagggcAAACCGCAGCAGCCCCCCCAGGAGAGGGCACAGCAGCCTGCTCGCGATAAGCAGCCTGCCCAGCCCAAGCCGCTGGCCACCAGACTGGCTCCAGCTGCCCCGGCGCAGCGAACGCCCCCGCCCAGGCAGCCCCAGGTAGCACCTGCTCCTGAGGCTGACATGCTGATCGACTTGGCCTCAGAGCAGCCGACAGCCCCGCCCATGCGCACGGAGCAGCCAGCCCAACCTGGCTTGGCTGACTTCATGCAAGTACTGACAAAGTCGAGTACCTTTAACAAGGACTCGACACTGGCCGaaacaatcgtccccatgtgccagttGATGGTAATATGGTGCGACCCAGCCATCTCCCTGCCTGACAAAGTCCAAGCCATGATGGGCTTCGTACAAACACTTGCTGCCAAGCttaatggcagctcgtaa